The DNA window CGAATCTAAATACTCACTAGGTGAAATGTCTGATTTAATAGATGAGACCATTCAAAATCAAGGTTTAAAAGAAAATGTTGCTATTTCATTTGGTGGAGATCGTGAACTGTTGGATAATGCTAAAAATGATATGATTTTAGCAGTTTTATTAGCTGTAGTTTTAGTATATATTGTAATGGCTGCACAATTTGAGTCGTTTAAATATCCTTTCGTTATTATGTTTACAGTACCTCTTATCGTTATTGGTATATTTATCGGTTTATTTACAACAAGTACACCAATTAGTATTTCCGCAGTTATTGGTATATTGATATTAGTTGGGATAGTCGTAAATAACGGTATTGTATTAGTTGATTATATTAACCAACGTAAAGCAGAGGGAATAAATTCGTATGATGCAATTACTTCTGCGGTTAGAGACCGTGTACGACCAATACTAATGACTGCCCTTACTACTATTCTTGGATTAGTTCCATTAGCTCTGGGGATTGGAGAAGGGACTGAAATTAATCAACCAATGGCTCTTACAGTAATCGGTGGATTAATCAGTTCTACTTTCTTAACTTTATATGTAGTGCCAGTGATATATAGTTTTTTCGATAAAGAAACAAGAAGAAAAAGGTCATCTAAACATTCTGAAAATATTTAGTGGAAGGGTCTTCAATTGAAGACCCTTTTTCATTATACTTTTTATAAAGGGGTGGACTTAAATGTCAATAGCACTAATATCTGGATTTCCAGGGTTTCTAGCAAAAAATATTATAAAAGAACTTCGCCAGCAAATGGTATTATCTTCCGTTTATGTAATCGTTCTCCCGTATCAATTAGATAGAGCAAAAGAAATGATTCAAGAAATTTATGAAGATGGATTGGAGGACCAGCGTATTGTGATTGTAGAAGGGGATATTACAAAAACTAACGCTGGTATTGAAAAGGAGTTACTTATTCAACTACAAAGCGAAGTAGAATATATTTGGCATCTTGCTGCCATTTATGATCTGGCAGTTCCTAAAGATATTGCTTGGAAAGTTAATGTCCAAGGCACAGAGAATTTTAATGAACTAGTTGTTCAGTTCCCTCGTATTAAGAGATATATTTATTTCAGTACTGCTTATGTTGCAGGGAAAAGAGAAGGAAAGTTATTAGAAACAGAGCTAGTGAAACCAACTGGATTTAAAAATCATTATGAAGCGACAAAATATGAAGCGGAAGTTCTTGTGGAAAAACTGAAAGAAAAAATACCAGTTACCATTATTCGACCGGGAATAGTAAGAGGTCATTCTGAAACAGGTGTAACCATTAAATTTGATGGTCCATATTTCTTTATTAATATGATTACAAATTTAAGGAGACTTCCTTTTCTACCTTACTTAGGAAAGTCCAGTGCTTTTATTAATGTGGTGCCTAGTGATTATATAACAAAAGCATCTATTTATTGTAGCTTTAGTGAAGATGCAATTGGTCAAACCGTCCATTTAACAGATCCTAAACCATATCCTGTGGAAGAAGTG is part of the Psychrobacillus sp. FSL H8-0483 genome and encodes:
- a CDS encoding SDR family oxidoreductase encodes the protein MSIALISGFPGFLAKNIIKELRQQMVLSSVYVIVLPYQLDRAKEMIQEIYEDGLEDQRIVIVEGDITKTNAGIEKELLIQLQSEVEYIWHLAAIYDLAVPKDIAWKVNVQGTENFNELVVQFPRIKRYIYFSTAYVAGKREGKLLETELVKPTGFKNHYEATKYEAEVLVEKLKEKIPVTIIRPGIVRGHSETGVTIKFDGPYFFINMITNLRRLPFLPYLGKSSAFINVVPSDYITKASIYCSFSEDAIGQTVHLTDPKPYPVEEVYRTFVKEITGKYPKGRIPLSLAKASVAIYPVRKMLQVEKETLDYLTWNSSFDTTVAESILSKGNITCPDFIESVPAMISFYNLHRKDQAFHIRIK